GCGCTTTAGAGGCCCGCACTTACGGACGAATCGCCGCCGGCATTGCGTATGGCACAGGGAACAGCCTCGGCCCGATTCTTTTCGCACCCCCGGTTTAGAATAGACAAAAACGTATCGACAACCTGCGGATCAAATCGTTGCCCTCTTTGCCGCACAAGCTCATCCAGCACCTTGGACCGCGACCAGGCTCTGCGATAGGGGCGATCGGAAGAAAGGGCATCCCAGACATCCACCACCGAAAAAATACGCGCCGCTAGCGGTATCTCCTCGCCACGGAGGCCTCGCGGATAGCCTGTGCCATCCCAGCGTTCATGATGACAATAGGGAATATCCAGCGCGGGCCGCAAATAATCGATCGGTTCCAACATGCGCAGTGCTGTTTCAGGGTGACGTCGCATAACAACCCACTGCTCTTCAGTTAAGGGACCCGGCTTGTGTAAGATACTGTCCGGCACGGCCATTTTCCCAATATCATGAAGCAAGGCGCCACGTTGCAGATGCGCAATCTCTGCGTCTGGAAGCCCCATCTTTCGGGCCAGGCAGAGCGACATTTCCGTCACCCGGCGGGTGTGCCCCTGGGTTTCCCTATCCCGCAAATCAAGGGCCCGCACCCAGCCCTCCAGCGTCCCTTCGTAACTCTGCTGCAGAGCCCGGCGGGAGGCATCCATCTCCCCAAAATGGCGCCGAATCAACACATGGAGCAACAGGCTTGTCGTCAATATAAACAACCAGCCTTTAGCTGTCTGCATATGCGAGAGTACTGTTGCATCTGGCGCCAGGTGCTGCAATATATGATCGGAACATATGATCCACACCCCGCTAAGCAACAGATAAATAGCAACTACTTTACTCGGAAATATAAGTTTCAAAGACACTTCCGAGTCGGATGCGCAAGGGTTGGGACACTTGGAATTGCTGTGATTGTCCGTCATGGTTGCATCT
This DNA window, taken from Syntrophotalea carbinolica DSM 2380, encodes the following:
- a CDS encoding HD-GYP domain-containing protein translates to MQTAKGWLFILTTSLLLHVLIRRHFGEMDASRRALQQSYEGTLEGWVRALDLRDRETQGHTRRVTEMSLCLARKMGLPDAEIAHLQRGALLHDIGKMAVPDSILHKPGPLTEEQWVVMRRHPETALRMLEPIDYLRPALDIPYCHHERWDGTGYPRGLRGEEIPLAARIFSVVDVWDALSSDRPYRRAWSRSKVLDELVRQRGQRFDPQVVDTFLSILNRGCEKNRAEAVPCAIRNAGGDSSVSAGL